Proteins co-encoded in one uncultured Bacteroides sp. genomic window:
- a CDS encoding YicC/YloC family endoribonuclease, translating into MIQSMTGYGKATITLSDKKINVEIKSLNSKALDLSTRIAPVYREKEMEIRNEIAKFLERGKVDFSLWVEKGEADSITPINSAVVEGYYKQIKQLSDTLEIPMPADWFKVLLRMPDVMTKNDVQELSDEEWAEAHQAIEEAIEHLINFRKQEGEALAKKFREKITNIHALLESIAPHEAERVEKIKTRITDALEKTASVDYDKNRLEQELIYYIEKLDINEEKQRLANHLTYFINTMEDGNGQGKKLGFIAQEMGREINTLGSKSNNAEMQKIVVQMKDELEQIKEQVLNVM; encoded by the coding sequence ATGATACAGTCAATGACCGGATATGGGAAAGCCACTATTACCCTATCTGACAAGAAGATTAACGTTGAAATAAAATCACTAAACAGCAAAGCGCTGGACTTGTCAACTCGTATTGCTCCGGTTTACCGTGAGAAGGAAATGGAGATACGAAATGAGATTGCAAAGTTCCTGGAACGCGGTAAAGTCGATTTCAGCCTTTGGGTAGAAAAGGGCGAAGCAGACTCAATAACTCCAATCAATTCCGCTGTTGTTGAAGGATACTACAAACAAATAAAACAACTCTCAGATACACTGGAAATTCCAATGCCTGCCGATTGGTTTAAGGTATTATTAAGAATGCCCGATGTAATGACTAAAAATGATGTTCAGGAACTTTCTGATGAAGAATGGGCTGAAGCGCATCAGGCAATAGAGGAAGCTATTGAACATTTGATAAACTTCCGCAAACAGGAAGGTGAAGCATTAGCGAAGAAGTTCAGAGAAAAGATAACCAATATCCATGCCTTACTGGAATCAATTGCGCCACATGAAGCCGAACGTGTAGAAAAGATCAAAACGCGCATCACTGATGCACTGGAAAAAACAGCAAGCGTGGATTATGATAAGAATCGTCTGGAACAAGAACTTATTTATTATATTGAGAAACTGGATATTAATGAAGAGAAACAACGCCTTGCCAATCACCTGACCTATTTTATCAACACAATGGAAGACGGAAATGGCCAGGGAAAGAAGCTTGGATTCATTGCTCAGGAAATGGGACGCGAAATCAATACTCTGGGAAGCAAATCCAATAATGCTGAAATGCAGAAGATCGTGGTCCAGATGAAAGACGAACTGGAACAAATCAAAGAACAGGTTTTAAACGTAATGTAA
- the gmk gene encoding guanylate kinase, translating to MNGKLIIFSAPSGSGKSTMINYLLKQGLHLAFSISATSRPPRGSEQHGVEYFFLSPEEFRQRIDNDEFLEFEEVYKDRFYGTLKAQVEKQLAAGQNVVFDVDVVGGCNIKKFYGDRALSVFIQPPSLEILRQRLEGRGTDEPSVIESRLAKAEFELGFADKFDVVIINDDLEEARARALRILKEFLDK from the coding sequence ATGAACGGAAAGTTAATTATTTTCTCAGCACCTTCAGGCTCTGGTAAATCTACAATGATTAACTATTTGTTAAAACAGGGTCTGCACCTTGCTTTTTCCATTTCAGCGACCAGCCGTCCGCCACGGGGCAGTGAACAACATGGCGTGGAATACTTTTTCCTTTCGCCGGAAGAGTTCCGTCAGCGCATAGACAACGATGAGTTTCTGGAATTCGAAGAGGTGTATAAGGATCGGTTCTATGGCACCTTAAAGGCACAAGTTGAGAAACAACTGGCAGCCGGACAAAATGTGGTGTTTGATGTAGATGTTGTAGGCGGATGTAACATTAAGAAGTTTTACGGAGACCGCGCGCTTTCGGTGTTTATTCAGCCACCTTCTTTGGAAATACTCAGACAAAGACTGGAAGGAAGAGGTACCGATGAGCCCTCTGTTATTGAAAGCCGTTTGGCCAAAGCCGAATTCGAACTGGGATTTGCCGATAAGTTTGATGTGGTGATAATAAATGACGATCTGGAAGAAGCACGTGCCAGAGCTCTCAGAATTCTAAAAGAGTTTCTGGATAAATAA
- the nadD gene encoding nicotinate (nicotinamide) nucleotide adenylyltransferase codes for MKIKTGIFGGTFNPIHIGHLALANYICEFEALDELWFLVTPQNPLRQGSDFLDNNKRLELVKLAIEGYPKFVASDFEFHLPKPSYSCNTLDELKKAYPEREFVLIIGADNWLIFDKWKDYQRIIDENEIWIYPRPGSVVDKSTLPPSVKLTNVPEIDICSTFIRDGIKKGKDVRYFMHPAVYKKIKEEGYFI; via the coding sequence ATGAAAATAAAAACGGGTATTTTCGGGGGAACTTTTAACCCTATTCATATTGGGCACCTGGCACTGGCAAACTATATTTGCGAGTTCGAGGCGCTGGATGAACTATGGTTCTTGGTTACCCCTCAGAACCCGTTACGTCAGGGAAGCGATTTCCTTGACAACAACAAACGACTGGAACTTGTAAAGCTGGCCATTGAGGGTTATCCCAAATTTGTAGCTTCTGATTTTGAATTTCATCTTCCCAAGCCTTCTTACTCTTGCAATACGTTGGATGAACTGAAAAAAGCTTATCCGGAGAGAGAATTCGTATTGATTATCGGGGCCGACAACTGGCTTATTTTTGATAAGTGGAAAGACTATCAGCGAATAATTGATGAGAATGAAATATGGATTTACCCTCGCCCGGGTTCTGTTGTTGATAAATCAACTCTTCCTCCATCAGTAAAGCTTACGAATGTACCTGAAATTGATATCTGCTCTACTTTTATCAGAGACGGAATAAAAAAAGGAAAGGATGTGAGATACTTCATGCATCCAGCCGTTTATAAGAAAATTAAGGAAGAAGGCTATTTTATATAG
- a CDS encoding metallophosphoesterase, protein MFLASCSTTKNLSRRGVQQVRTYNFYHKDVPKAFEGFRIAFISDLHYKSALQQKGLIKLVQQLQLINPDLLLMGGDYQEGCQFVTELFDRLAEVQPKYGIAGVMGNNDYERCHDDIVAEMKRHGIRVLEHACDTVSKEGEKIIIAGVRNPFDLKQNGVSPTLALSPKDFVILLTHTPDYVEDVDVSNTDLALAGHTHGGQVTLFGVYAPVVPSHYGKRFLRGEKQSAKGIPVIITNGIGTSSKKVRFFAPSEIVVIVLHCEKQENIHKTK, encoded by the coding sequence ATGTTTCTGGCTTCCTGCTCCACCACAAAGAATCTTTCAAGGCGTGGAGTTCAGCAGGTGAGGACTTACAACTTTTATCATAAAGATGTTCCCAAGGCATTTGAAGGATTTCGGATTGCATTTATTTCAGATCTTCACTATAAAAGTGCTCTTCAACAGAAGGGGCTGATTAAGCTTGTGCAACAGCTTCAATTAATAAATCCGGATTTGTTGCTGATGGGAGGAGATTATCAGGAAGGTTGCCAGTTTGTGACTGAGCTATTTGACCGGTTAGCGGAAGTTCAACCTAAGTATGGTATTGCAGGGGTAATGGGGAACAATGACTATGAACGCTGTCATGATGATATAGTTGCAGAAATGAAGAGGCACGGAATACGTGTGCTTGAACATGCTTGTGATACAGTCAGCAAAGAAGGTGAGAAGATTATCATTGCCGGGGTACGTAATCCTTTTGACCTGAAACAGAATGGCGTTTCACCCACTTTGGCTCTTAGTCCGAAAGATTTTGTTATTCTGCTGACTCATACTCCGGATTATGTGGAAGATGTGGATGTATCGAATACGGATCTAGCTTTGGCCGGACATACGCATGGCGGACAAGTAACTCTCTTTGGTGTTTATGCACCGGTGGTGCCTTCTCATTATGGAAAACGTTTTCTTAGAGGAGAGAAACAGTCGGCAAAAGGTATTCCTGTTATTATAACCAATGGAATAGGAACTTCTTCAAAGAAAGTAAGATTCTTTGCTCCAAGTGAGATTGTGGTAATCGTGCTCCATTGTGAAAAACAGGAGAACATTCACAAGACAAAATGA
- a CDS encoding DUF4468 domain-containing protein, with protein sequence MKKSAFLLVLFIFCLPVMIQAQENESENSKNYLAGAVPEKDGRVVFSKEFNLSNLSKDQVFDKMLDWMGKQLKKNNNTSRVIYSDKEKGIIAGYGEEYLVFKSGSLSLDRTLIKYQIKATCLPEKCIMNIEKIYYDYEKDKKIPAEEQITDKEALNKDKTKLIRGTAKFRIKTVDFADAVFTKLQTTIGAAPIVAQVTETSLSVAGKPDVSSISSISEGHEASSSASGISGYKQIAPDKISGNIIKMLSENWMLITAGDKDKFNMMTASWGGLGFLYQKPVAFCFINPTRYTYQLMENNDTYTLSFYTEAYRDALKYCGSNSGKDVDKVKGSGLTPIATPTGSKAFSQAWLIIECRKMVAQSLQAESISDKSLKENWTGKQMHKMYIGEIINVWVK encoded by the coding sequence ATGAAAAAATCAGCATTCCTTTTAGTCTTGTTTATTTTCTGTTTACCTGTAATGATACAGGCTCAGGAGAATGAAAGTGAGAATAGTAAAAATTATCTAGCTGGTGCCGTACCCGAAAAGGACGGTAGAGTTGTTTTCTCCAAAGAATTCAACCTATCTAATCTATCTAAAGATCAGGTTTTCGACAAAATGCTCGATTGGATGGGAAAACAACTAAAAAAGAACAACAATACGAGTAGAGTGATTTATTCTGATAAAGAAAAGGGAATAATAGCGGGATATGGCGAAGAATACCTGGTCTTTAAATCTGGTTCACTCTCACTGGACCGGACACTGATTAAATATCAGATAAAAGCTACATGTCTGCCAGAGAAATGTATTATGAACATTGAAAAAATATATTATGATTATGAGAAAGATAAAAAGATACCTGCCGAAGAACAGATAACAGACAAAGAGGCTTTGAATAAAGACAAAACCAAACTAATACGAGGTACTGCCAAGTTCCGCATAAAAACAGTTGATTTTGCCGACGCTGTATTTACTAAATTACAAACAACAATAGGAGCTGCACCTATTGTAGCACAAGTAACAGAGACATCCCTTTCAGTTGCAGGTAAACCAGATGTAAGTTCTATCTCTTCCATTTCCGAAGGCCACGAAGCATCTTCTTCTGCCAGTGGAATATCTGGATACAAACAAATTGCGCCAGATAAGATTTCGGGAAATATTATCAAAATGCTTTCCGAAAACTGGATGTTAATAACAGCAGGTGATAAGGATAAATTCAATATGATGACTGCTAGTTGGGGTGGACTAGGCTTTTTGTACCAAAAGCCTGTTGCTTTCTGCTTTATAAACCCTACTCGCTACACTTACCAACTTATGGAGAATAACGACACTTACACACTGTCATTCTATACGGAAGCATACCGCGATGCACTGAAATATTGCGGCAGTAACTCCGGTAAAGATGTGGATAAAGTAAAGGGTTCCGGACTAACACCAATCGCCACTCCTACAGGTAGCAAAGCTTTCTCTCAGGCATGGCTTATCATTGAGTGCCGTAAAATGGTTGCACAGTCTTTACAAGCAGAATCTATTTCTGATAAAAGCTTAAAAGAAAACTGGACCGGCAAGCAAATGCATAAAATGTATATCGGTGAAATAATTAATGTTTGGGTTAAATAG
- a CDS encoding DUF2059 domain-containing protein, whose translation MKTILFAVFAFISVTAMAQSGDSYSQVMRKYLIATNTLKNMQAMVPQILKPFQEQSPNVPKEFWDSVNEEMLKDVVNQMTEMLTPIYQKYLTQKELEDVLAFYESPAGKKISDVTPNITKEAILAGQNWGASIGSKIQAKMKEKGYNK comes from the coding sequence ATGAAAACAATTCTGTTTGCAGTTTTTGCATTTATCTCAGTTACTGCAATGGCACAATCTGGAGACTCTTATTCACAGGTTATGAGAAAATATCTGATAGCTACCAATACTCTGAAAAATATGCAGGCTATGGTTCCCCAAATACTTAAACCTTTTCAAGAACAGTCGCCAAATGTTCCTAAAGAATTCTGGGATTCAGTTAATGAGGAAATGCTAAAAGACGTTGTAAACCAGATGACGGAAATGCTTACTCCGATCTATCAGAAGTATTTGACACAAAAGGAACTGGAAGATGTATTGGCTTTCTATGAATCTCCTGCCGGAAAAAAGATTAGTGATGTAACTCCTAATATTACGAAAGAAGCAATTCTAGCAGGGCAAAATTGGGGTGCCTCTATCGGTTCTAAAATTCAAGCAAAGATGAAAGAAAAGGGATACAATAAATAA
- a CDS encoding 1,4-dihydroxy-2-naphthoate polyprenyltransferase: protein MNEIVEKNSAKAWLLAARPKTLAGAVVPILIGTGLAIADGKFNWLPALICCLFAFLMQIASNLINDLFDFLKGTDREDRLGPERACAQGWISPSAIKKGIFVVVALACIVGSTLLLYGGWWLILVGLFCVTFAFLYTTGPYPLSYHGWGDVLVLIFFGFVPVCGTYYVQALTLTPHVFVGALVSGLVIDTLLVVNNYRDRDADAKSGKKTIIVRFGEPFGRFIYLFLGIAACWLCIYFAWEGRLWAALLPQLYLIPHFLTWQRLVKIHSGKELNALLGESSRNMLFLALLLSAGLILG from the coding sequence ATGAACGAAATAGTAGAAAAGAACTCTGCCAAAGCATGGCTGCTTGCTGCACGTCCAAAAACATTAGCCGGGGCAGTGGTACCCATATTAATAGGCACCGGACTAGCTATTGCCGACGGGAAATTCAATTGGCTGCCTGCGCTAATCTGTTGCCTGTTTGCTTTCCTTATGCAGATTGCATCAAACCTGATAAATGACTTGTTCGATTTTCTGAAAGGAACCGACCGTGAAGACCGTCTTGGGCCTGAACGAGCTTGTGCTCAAGGGTGGATTTCTCCATCAGCCATAAAAAAAGGAATTTTTGTAGTCGTGGCATTGGCTTGTATCGTGGGTAGCACTCTTCTTTTATACGGTGGATGGTGGCTTATACTGGTTGGCCTTTTCTGCGTAACCTTTGCATTTCTTTATACCACGGGTCCGTATCCTCTCTCCTATCACGGATGGGGAGATGTACTTGTGCTAATTTTCTTTGGTTTTGTACCGGTATGCGGAACATATTACGTGCAAGCACTAACCCTCACCCCGCATGTTTTCGTTGGTGCGTTAGTCAGCGGACTGGTTATTGATACTTTACTAGTTGTGAATAACTACCGTGACCGCGATGCTGATGCCAAGAGTGGGAAAAAGACGATTATCGTACGCTTCGGAGAACCTTTCGGACGTTTCATTTACCTTTTTTTAGGGATAGCTGCATGCTGGCTCTGCATCTATTTTGCATGGGAAGGTCGCCTATGGGCTGCCTTACTTCCACAACTTTACCTTATTCCTCATTTTCTTACCTGGCAACGGTTGGTAAAGATTCATAGCGGAAAAGAACTAAACGCGCTTTTAGGGGAATCATCAAGGAATATGCTTTTTCTGGCTTTATTGCTTTCTGCAGGATTAATACTTGGATAA
- a CDS encoding acyltransferase: protein MLSSEKNYFVHETAVVDPGCQIGEGTKIWHFSHLMAGCVVGHSCNIGQNVVISPQVVLGNNVKVQNNVSVYTGVICEDDVFLGPSCVFTNVINPRSFINRKDEFRTTLVKRGATIGANATIVCGNTIGAYAMIGAGAVITKDVPPYALMTGNPARQTGWVSEYGHKLIFNEQGEAICPESGQHYLLKEGIVSRL, encoded by the coding sequence ATGTTGAGCAGTGAAAAAAACTATTTTGTTCACGAAACGGCGGTGGTAGATCCCGGCTGCCAGATAGGTGAGGGGACAAAGATCTGGCACTTCTCTCATCTGATGGCGGGTTGTGTTGTGGGGCATAGCTGCAATATCGGACAAAATGTGGTGATTTCACCACAGGTGGTTCTGGGGAATAATGTGAAAGTGCAGAATAACGTATCTGTCTATACAGGTGTAATCTGTGAAGACGATGTGTTTCTGGGACCTTCTTGTGTCTTTACCAACGTAATAAATCCCCGAAGTTTTATCAACCGGAAAGATGAGTTTCGTACCACACTCGTTAAGCGTGGAGCAACCATCGGAGCCAATGCCACTATTGTCTGTGGAAACACTATCGGTGCTTATGCTATGATTGGTGCCGGAGCGGTAATTACCAAAGATGTTCCTCCTTATGCTTTAATGACAGGCAATCCGGCCCGACAAACCGGTTGGGTAAGCGAATATGGGCATAAGCTTATATTCAATGAACAAGGAGAAGCTATTTGTCCGGAGAGCGGGCAACACTATCTTCTGAAAGAAGGAATAGTTTCTCGCTTATAG
- a CDS encoding DegT/DnrJ/EryC1/StrS family aminotransferase, translating into MIDPDLRIPMVDLKGQYLKIKPEIDNAIQSVIDSYAFINGLPVSEFVANLESYTGARHVIPVANGTDALQIALMALGLHPGDEVIVPAFTYIASAEVIALLGLVPVMVDVDYDSFNVTVAHIQKAITPKTKAIIPVHLFGQSCPMEEILQLAEANNLYVIEDNAQALGAVYTFSDGKEQQTGTMGHFGCTSFFPSKNLGCMGDGGALMTNDDDLAFRAKMIAGHGQSKKYIHDVIGCNSRLDTIQAAILNVKLHHLNDYIQARQTAAKRYYEGLYDLDSIVLPRKMSYSSHTYHQFTIKVTEGRRDELRSYLSEHGIPSMIYYPLPLQQQKAFTDVARQGEVLDNSEILCKEVLSLPMHTELTEEVQDFIIEKIREYVEQ; encoded by the coding sequence ATGATTGATCCCGATCTGCGAATTCCGATGGTAGACCTTAAAGGGCAGTACCTTAAGATAAAGCCCGAAATTGATAACGCCATTCAGAGTGTTATAGATTCGTATGCATTTATTAATGGTTTGCCGGTTAGTGAATTCGTTGCTAACCTGGAAAGTTATACAGGAGCACGTCATGTAATTCCGGTAGCCAATGGTACAGATGCCCTTCAGATTGCATTAATGGCATTGGGACTTCATCCGGGAGACGAGGTGATTGTTCCAGCCTTTACATACATTGCTTCTGCTGAGGTGATTGCTTTGTTGGGATTGGTTCCCGTGATGGTGGATGTGGATTATGATTCGTTCAATGTAACAGTTGCTCATATCCAGAAAGCGATTACCCCTAAAACGAAAGCTATAATTCCGGTTCATCTGTTTGGGCAAAGTTGTCCAATGGAAGAGATTCTTCAACTCGCAGAAGCGAATAATCTGTATGTGATTGAGGATAATGCCCAGGCTCTTGGAGCTGTATATACATTTTCTGATGGGAAGGAGCAGCAAACCGGAACTATGGGACATTTTGGTTGCACTTCTTTTTTTCCGTCCAAGAATCTAGGTTGTATGGGAGATGGCGGTGCTTTGATGACGAATGACGATGATCTGGCTTTCAGGGCAAAAATGATTGCCGGTCATGGCCAGTCTAAAAAATATATTCACGATGTAATTGGTTGTAATTCCCGCCTGGATACCATTCAGGCTGCCATACTAAACGTGAAACTTCACCATCTGAACGATTACATACAGGCAAGACAGACCGCAGCAAAAAGATATTATGAAGGTCTTTATGATCTGGATTCCATTGTTCTTCCACGAAAAATGTCATACTCATCTCATACCTATCATCAGTTTACAATAAAAGTAACAGAAGGCAGACGGGATGAACTGAGAAGTTATCTTTCAGAACATGGTATCCCCAGCATGATTTATTATCCGCTGCCTTTGCAGCAACAAAAAGCTTTCACGGATGTTGCACGGCAAGGAGAGGTATTAGATAATTCGGAAATACTGTGCAAGGAAGTCCTTTCATTGCCCATGCACACAGAATTGACTGAAGAGGTACAAGATTTCATCATTGAAAAGATACGGGAATATGTTGAGCAGTGA